In Deinococcus aquaedulcis, one genomic interval encodes:
- a CDS encoding PA14 domain-containing protein, whose product MFGMKLPQWRTALLGLLGASSLVACGQNTPSPAPSPAPGAEVAVEDDLNSQATTTSGLTGVYYNNADFTGTTVTRVDTTISKSWGTGRPVTGIDPTTYSVRWQGQVTPAYSETYSFFLTSSGSARLSINGQPLVNDWANHASKTSAATITLLAGVKYDIRLEMARSSTTPGAVRLEWQSSRQQREVVPQGRLFPTGSQTQAAINALQAEPKFKELGLTLDPLQTRTTVGAQGLTRIVSILPQQGFVYASLRNGTIGGILYFSRAGDTNTLLSVLDGQKLVLGALNQYYAADGTQTEAQRLLFQRRLAAFLSNGFYKEESVSAQQLAPMGIGAKLICEEEALSSINVQLQPPPDCAGQVCELAAKDYRDSVCDEIGIVEDTVWTVVFLPAGAFSWSVTILNGVPTEFHTSAWAKYRECLVKHGNPVEQGSSGEREGCVVGIKVTAKDPQRRVQVNTSGMVEVTVANVSSDPQWPANATLDATVNFTSVSANVSTIFNRTNFKILPNGTNGFSVGYMCPAVPTTLYAEIGFLHNANRPISDRASIKIECTGAEPKLQATDPPPISAPVGQTATGSFEISNVGDPGTVLNYTLTPSGGLSVSSTNGALEQGRTSSITVSAPCTTVGKANASLLIQSNDPDKPQHTIPVAIECLSENWIGHITFSFNTGYSRAADNYEEGLCEANAYAWYRNDGNPYSQLGMQNLTFRGMEKIIWSDQWWSVNCDQYGHQALNSKDGLYTAKLNELIASWKENNDPSIDDSKVIFRSTPYTIQEPRFPGNGTSSGALGWNIYASY is encoded by the coding sequence CGGAATGAAACTCCCACAGTGGCGCACCGCCCTGCTTGGCTTGCTGGGGGCCAGCAGTCTCGTGGCCTGTGGCCAGAACACCCCCAGCCCTGCTCCTTCTCCAGCACCTGGTGCGGAGGTGGCGGTCGAAGATGACCTGAACAGTCAAGCGACCACCACCAGTGGCCTGACCGGCGTGTACTACAACAACGCTGATTTCACAGGGACCACCGTGACCCGGGTGGACACGACCATCAGCAAGTCCTGGGGGACAGGCCGCCCTGTCACAGGGATTGACCCCACGACGTACAGCGTCCGCTGGCAAGGTCAGGTTACACCGGCCTACAGCGAGACCTATTCGTTCTTCTTAACCTCCAGTGGGAGCGCCCGCCTCTCCATCAATGGCCAGCCTCTTGTGAACGATTGGGCCAACCATGCGTCCAAAACCAGCGCAGCGACTATTACCTTGCTGGCGGGCGTAAAGTACGACATTCGCCTCGAGATGGCCCGAAGCAGCACCACCCCCGGAGCTGTGAGATTGGAGTGGCAAAGTTCCAGACAGCAGCGCGAAGTCGTACCTCAAGGCAGGCTTTTTCCAACAGGTTCGCAGACGCAGGCAGCGATCAATGCCCTTCAGGCAGAGCCAAAGTTTAAGGAGCTGGGGCTCACGCTGGATCCGCTGCAGACGAGGACAACAGTTGGGGCACAGGGCCTCACCCGCATCGTTTCTATTCTTCCTCAGCAGGGCTTCGTTTATGCCTCGCTGCGCAATGGAACGATCGGTGGCATTCTCTACTTCAGTCGGGCAGGCGACACAAATACACTTCTGAGTGTGCTTGATGGCCAGAAATTGGTACTAGGAGCGCTGAACCAATATTACGCGGCCGACGGCACGCAGACAGAAGCACAGAGGCTTCTCTTTCAGCGGCGCCTTGCGGCCTTTCTGAGCAATGGCTTTTATAAGGAAGAGAGCGTCAGTGCGCAGCAACTGGCACCCATGGGAATTGGTGCCAAACTAATCTGCGAGGAGGAAGCGCTTAGTAGTATTAATGTTCAGTTGCAGCCCCCGCCAGATTGTGCGGGGCAGGTGTGTGAACTTGCAGCCAAGGACTATAGAGATTCGGTTTGCGATGAAATTGGCATTGTTGAAGACACGGTCTGGACCGTCGTCTTTCTGCCGGCAGGGGCATTTAGCTGGTCGGTCACCATCTTGAACGGCGTTCCTACTGAATTTCATACGAGTGCGTGGGCGAAATATAGAGAGTGCCTGGTCAAACACGGCAACCCTGTTGAGCAAGGTTCATCTGGCGAACGAGAAGGCTGCGTTGTTGGGATTAAAGTGACAGCCAAAGACCCACAGCGCCGAGTCCAAGTGAATACCAGCGGCATGGTGGAAGTCACCGTAGCGAACGTCTCCTCTGATCCTCAATGGCCCGCTAACGCAACACTGGATGCAACTGTCAATTTCACGAGTGTGTCAGCCAATGTCAGTACGATTTTCAATCGGACTAATTTCAAAATCCTCCCCAACGGTACGAATGGCTTCTCTGTAGGGTATATGTGTCCCGCTGTTCCCACGACGCTGTATGCCGAGATCGGCTTTCTCCATAACGCAAATCGGCCTATTAGTGACCGTGCCTCCATCAAGATTGAATGCACGGGTGCTGAGCCCAAACTCCAAGCCACTGACCCGCCCCCAATCTCTGCCCCCGTCGGCCAGACCGCCACAGGCAGCTTCGAGATCAGCAACGTGGGTGACCCCGGCACTGTGCTGAATTACACCCTCACGCCGAGCGGCGGCTTGAGTGTCAGCTCTACCAATGGTGCTCTAGAGCAGGGTCGAACTTCATCCATCACTGTGAGTGCGCCTTGTACAACAGTAGGCAAAGCCAACGCATCGCTGCTTATTCAGAGTAATGATCCAGATAAGCCACAACATACTATCCCTGTAGCTATCGAATGCCTTAGTGAGAACTGGATAGGCCACATTACTTTCTCTTTCAATACCGGCTATTCACGCGCAGCAGACAACTATGAAGAAGGTCTCTGTGAAGCCAACGCATACGCGTGGTACCGAAACGATGGCAACCCTTACTCTCAGCTGGGAATGCAAAATCTGACCTTCCGTGGAATGGAGAAGATCATTTGGTCCGACCAATGGTGGTCAGTAAATTGCGATCAATACGGTCACCAAGCTTTGAATAGTAAAGATGGGCTCTATACAGCCAAACTTAACGAGCTCATTGCCAGCTGGAAGGAGAACAACGACCCTAGTATTGATGACTCCAAGGTAATTTTTCGATCAACACCATATACCATCCAAGAGCCACGTTTTCCCGGAAATGGCACGTCAAGCGGTGCGCTGGGTTGGAATATTTACGCTTCATATTGA
- a CDS encoding AlbA family DNA-binding domain-containing protein, which translates to MSHFAVQLCTLSHANTRRSGVNASDLTPLLHSSESVDLEYKRTFPRDYFDKNSERYDDARAEVIKDVAALANAQSPRPGHLIYGIADDNGRRRVHPERRTHAVDDATLRDFFRRFIEPMPHFAYGEFEYGGQLVGLLRVERVMPYPHVIRARVDRSTTIAPGQVWIRKGTQNTVALSDDLQAIYKGHEPYRIESESEENKALAAQARERGYETIWVSASLVEVKEREGAQLIYQPGTRRRVARASHFPESEPSYMMQRPSRYR; encoded by the coding sequence ATGTCGCACTTTGCGGTTCAGCTTTGTACGCTGAGCCATGCCAACACCAGGCGGTCCGGCGTGAACGCTTCAGATCTCACCCCCCTTCTCCACTCTTCTGAAAGCGTGGACTTGGAATACAAGCGCACCTTCCCTCGCGACTACTTTGATAAAAATTCAGAGCGTTACGACGATGCCCGCGCAGAGGTCATCAAAGATGTGGCCGCACTTGCGAATGCGCAAAGTCCACGCCCTGGACATTTGATCTACGGCATTGCAGATGACAATGGGCGCCGCAGAGTTCATCCAGAGCGCCGCACTCATGCCGTGGATGACGCGACACTCCGAGACTTTTTTAGGCGGTTCATTGAGCCGATGCCCCATTTCGCCTATGGCGAGTTTGAGTATGGGGGACAGCTGGTCGGTCTCCTTCGAGTGGAACGGGTCATGCCCTACCCACACGTCATCCGGGCGCGGGTGGACAGAAGCACGACTATCGCCCCTGGACAGGTCTGGATTCGCAAAGGTACGCAGAACACGGTGGCCCTTTCCGATGATCTCCAAGCCATCTACAAGGGGCATGAGCCCTACAGGATTGAATCGGAAAGTGAAGAGAACAAAGCGCTGGCAGCGCAAGCCCGCGAGCGTGGCTATGAGACCATTTGGGTCTCTGCGTCCCTTGTGGAAGTGAAAGAGAGGGAAGGCGCGCAGCTCATCTATCAGCCGGGCACTCGTCGTCGGGTGGCGCGTGCCAGCCACTTCCCAGAATCTGAGCCCTCCTACATGATGCAGCGGCCTTCTAGATACCGCTGA
- a CDS encoding PIN domain-containing protein, giving the protein MIIFIDSNIIRGDPRTNTPGMQAISYYSRIGILKVYVSEIVKDEVMSNNQDITDGAIDRVVEALNSLKKAGLSDTGFKKVNELIESVDREKITLKTSVNERFIQWIYVNKIVVYPIDEEIYKQAMQAYFTGLPPFKKRREREHLPDAMIYYSIKQLVDEFDSVIFLSNDTNLANYVSLLGCTCYARSEELVSSSKFKEYIEDNIADYERDILKVFSDAIVKNPRTVSAKILHKLWDDFPKIAEINLPAIMGSNPQFTSLLDVLVTHISPKFITLVSANELSIEFYASVEVSIVYAVHKSVFERYEFGNREITVEEQGEDCIIQENVNLSVEGRASIGVALEHWISALYHDRAIQRIIDGSKLKIISCLAYPRIEREHLIDFKWIDVSSDESLYTEEHVMHLLGNGKPFPMELDIDQGIDDFPPDEEDLPF; this is encoded by the coding sequence ATGATCATTTTTATCGACTCTAACATAATACGGGGTGATCCTCGTACAAATACTCCTGGTATGCAGGCAATTAGTTATTATTCTAGAATAGGTATCCTAAAAGTTTACGTATCAGAAATTGTTAAAGACGAAGTTATGTCTAATAATCAAGACATCACCGATGGCGCTATTGATAGAGTGGTCGAGGCATTAAATTCTCTGAAGAAAGCGGGACTTTCAGATACTGGATTTAAAAAGGTTAATGAGTTAATTGAGAGTGTAGATAGAGAAAAGATTACATTAAAAACCTCTGTCAACGAAAGATTTATTCAGTGGATATACGTAAATAAGATCGTTGTTTACCCAATTGACGAGGAGATCTACAAACAGGCTATGCAGGCCTATTTTACAGGGCTGCCTCCATTCAAGAAGCGACGAGAGCGTGAGCATTTGCCTGATGCAATGATTTATTATAGCATTAAGCAGCTTGTAGATGAATTCGACTCCGTAATTTTTCTGAGCAACGACACCAACTTGGCCAACTACGTTTCTCTATTGGGATGCACATGCTACGCTAGATCGGAGGAACTAGTTTCGTCATCAAAGTTTAAAGAATATATAGAAGACAATATAGCAGATTATGAAAGAGACATACTTAAAGTATTCTCAGATGCTATAGTTAAAAACCCGAGAACAGTCTCCGCGAAAATACTACACAAGCTATGGGATGATTTTCCTAAAATAGCAGAAATTAACTTACCTGCTATTATGGGATCAAATCCGCAATTCACTAGCTTGCTTGATGTTTTGGTTACTCACATATCTCCTAAATTCATCACTCTTGTGTCTGCAAATGAATTATCTATAGAATTTTACGCATCGGTCGAAGTGTCGATTGTATATGCGGTCCACAAATCCGTATTTGAAAGATATGAATTTGGAAATCGTGAGATAACTGTAGAAGAGCAGGGGGAAGATTGCATAATACAAGAAAATGTCAATCTTAGCGTAGAAGGAAGGGCGTCTATAGGCGTAGCATTAGAGCATTGGATAAGCGCTTTGTATCATGATAGGGCCATACAAAGAATAATCGATGGCTCTAAGCTAAAAATAATTAGCTGCTTGGCCTACCCAAGGATAGAGAGAGAACATCTTATCGATTTTAAATGGATTGACGTGAGCAGTGATGAATCTCTATATACTGAGGAGCATGTAATGCATCTACTTGGGAACGGGAAGCCATTCCCAATGGAATTAGATATAGATCAAGGTATTGACGACTTCCCCCCAGACGAAGAGGATCTTCCATTCTAA